The Penaeus chinensis breed Huanghai No. 1 chromosome 34, ASM1920278v2, whole genome shotgun sequence DNA window tgtgtttttgtgtgtgcttgcatatatgcgtgtgtaggtAGCAATACAAACAAGCACGTAGCCATTACccacttatcattattttcgtaagCAATCATACGATCTTCCATCAACAGCAAAGATGGTGTGTAATCCCGTAGAGAACAAAGCTTTCATTTGCACTCAGGACCGCCCTATTTAAAaagattccctccccccctcaattaGCTGACCCGAAAACCACCTGAACGACCGTTGAGCGAAGGGAAGGCGAGTCGTCGATGGAACGCTATGATTGGCTGGTGTAATGACCAATCTCCGCCCGCCTGCGTTCTCGTTTCCGCTGCTCGAGGGAGGAAAAGTGTAAACGGGGTTTCTAAAGACGGCAATGCTGTAGTTGTTCATTTACATTATGAGTAAGCAAAGGaataatagaatagatagatagatagattattaaatagatagatagacaattaaatagatggatagataggttgatagataattaaatgtaTAGCCATAATGATATACTTACTGTAttgtctttttagttttttttttgttttctgtttttgtttggtagtgcctttgtttgtttttgtgctgAATATATCTATTCTTCCAACTATAGATTTTTTATACCTTTATTTGTTTATGGTTCTGTAGGGAACTATTGGATCTGAGGCGAAATCATGTTAACGTTTTTAAATATCTTCCATGCTGAACCAGGAAAAATAATTCATCCAAATTAAATTCTTTATCgcgttttttccctctttcagcTGCaagctatataatttttttcattttcccttattttttatttatttttttttttttcaattcaatcTCACAACGTGCATTAAGTCTTTCTCCACAATACTAACGAGAGACAAATCCCACAATGCGTTAAAGAATTGAACAACGCAACTGCGGGCATTGTTTCGAAATCAAACCCCACGAATGCAAGCTACTTACTCTTCCAAAATACCCTCTCATCTTCCTAATTACATCGCGGAACTTTCCCTTCTTTTGCAACGTCGTGTTTCTAATTCTGGTTATCGACAGGTCGCGACAGAcagtgcccacacacacacacacgcgcagacacacacacacacacgcacacacacacacacacacactctctctctctctctctctctctctctctgtctctctctctctatctctctctctctctctctctctctctctctctcacacacacacacacacacacacacacacacacacacacacacacactctctctctctctctctctctctctctctctctctcacacacacacacacacacacacacacacacacacacacacacacacacactctctctctctctctctctctctctctctttctctctctctctctctctctctctctttctctctctctcttacacacacacacacacaaatacaaatacagacacaacgGCGTACATGTAAACATTTCCATAATGAGGTGATCAGCCTAATGACAAGTTCCATTGCTGAGGAGTACGTGATAATGACCTCCATTGTGCGCTCTATCCTGGGAAGTCTTGAGAGGACGATTCTCACTGCAATCTCCTGGACATTCTTTCAGTTAGACAAGACCTCAGTGATGGAGCAAAttgatattacatatgcatatacatatatatatatatatatatatatatatatatatatatatatatatatatattgtatatacacacacacacacacacacacacacacacacacacacatatatacatatgtatattacatatatatatacatatatatacatatatatacatttatatacatacacgtgtgtatgtgtgtgtgtgtgtgaaaacacacatacaaacaatatatatatatatatatttatatatatgtgtgtgtgtgtgtgtgtgtgtgtgtgtgtgtatacatatatatacatacatatatgtattcattatcattattactattattatactacctatctctcactccctctctctttatttctctctctcccgctttatatctatatatctatatctatctgtctaactgtctatctacctctctatctgcatctatctatatctgtctatctatatctatctatctatatctatctatctatctatctacatctttatatctatatatatctatgtttacctatatatctatatctatctatctgtatatatgcatctatatatatgtatctatatctttatatctatatgtatatctgtctatatatatcgaactttatttatgtctgtctatctacatatttttatttatatctctctattgatatctatgtctttctatatccatatttatttatctgtgcctgtatatatatatatacatctatctatatctatggctGTTGatgctctatctttatctatttatcgatatcattgtttattcatatttatatcaatatatatatatttgtatgtctatatctatctgtctgtatatatatatatctataactatgcctatctatctatctactatcattGTATCTATCTACAACCATacctctatgtatatctgtatgtatatctatatctatctatagccaaacctctatgtatatctgtatgtatatctatatctatctatagccatacctctatgtatatctgtatgtttatctatatctatctatctaactatattaatctgtctatctatctatctgtctatctttagtacctctccctagtctcaaaggaacactcggaatAGCGTGAAAGATCTCGACAACTACTGCAAATAAAATTGCTtcgttgcgcgtggtcacgaggGACAGATAAgatcattggtcacagctgttcagttCTGAAATATCTGTCCCTGATgaagatgtgagtgtgtgtgtgtgtgtgattgggggggggggggggggggagtatgtgtttgtttgtctttgtgtgtgtttgtttgtttttgtttgtttgtgtgtgtttgtttgtgtgtgtgtgtttgtttgtttgtttgtgtgtgtgtgtgtgtgtttgtgtgcgcgtgtgtgtgtgtgtgtgtggtatcggTTTTTCTCTAATTgctttggagaaaaaaaagataaatcgatACATTTACTTTAAATCAAGATTAATATTTACGAATTGCAAATTTATATTTGGGATTATTGTGCTATCTGGGCTTCTCACGTgactataaacaaaaacaaaacaaagcaaaacaaaacaaaaacaaaaatgctaGGGAAGTCGACCAGATTATCcattttaaaattaataataggcaaatccaggaaaaaaaaagagaaatatgagtGTTTCTCTGGCTATCATTTAGTAACTTTTTTTTTGGCTAGATATTCACTCTGGAAGTTGATGGCACCAATTACaagttcttttcttatttacaaGAGGCCttacatcatctctctctttctcttttttttatctcactctacctatttattttttttttttttctctgacttgttcattatctctctctttgactctctttatctcttcctctctctctctctctttctctcttgctctctctgtgactctctctctctctctttctctctctctctatctacctatctatctattttactaactgtatgtctctctctctctctctctatctatctatctatctatctatctctctctctctttctctctctctctctctctctctctctctctctctctctctctctctctctctctatctacctatctatctattttactaactgtatgtctctctctctctctctctatctatctatctatctctctctctctttctctctctctctctctctctctctctctctctctctctctctctctctctctctctctctctctctctctatctacctatctatctattttactaactgtatgtctctctctctctctctctctctttgtctctctctctctctatctctctctctctctctctctctctcttctctctctctctctctctttctatctatgtatctattttactaactgtatgtgtgtgtccttctctctctctctctctctctctctctctctctctctctctctctctctctctctctctctctatctatctattttactaactgtatgtttgtgtccttgtctctctctctctctctaactctaacactaacactaactcaaactctctctctccctctgtgtgtgtgtgtgtgtgtgtgtgtgtgcgtgcgtgcgtgcgtgcgtgcgtgcgtgcgtgcgtgcgtgcgtgtgtgtgtgtgtgcgactgtgcgtgtgtgtgtgtgtctcaagaTGGGGgccatcttctcttttccttggtCATAAAGGAGGGTCTTTTTAATGCTATTAATCTATTCACTGAGTGCCATGTATCTGTTGATACTGTGTTGTAGAAATCATCAgtattgtttcctctttttttaaatgaaatttcATGGAAAGGTATGTTACATCAAAATATCCACGCATAATACACAAgttcgaaataaaaaaaactttttctgcAGTTATTGTTTGCAATGCTTGGTGCATCCAAATAATATATTCCTATATCAActgggatattttcttacaataaaGTATCGGCGACGATGTATGGTATCggtatcactgtgtgtgtgtgtgtgtgtgtgtgtgtgagagagagagagagagagagagagagagagagagagagagagagagagagagagagtatgtgtttgtgtttgtgtgtgtgtgtgtgtgtgtgtgtgtgtgtgtgtgtgagagagagagagagagagagagagagagagagagagagagagagagagagatagagagagagtgtgtgtgtgtgtgtgtgtacgtgtgtgtgtgtgtgtgtgtgtgtctgtgtgtgtgtgtgtgtgtgtgtgtgtgtgtgagagagagagagagagagacagatagatagatagatagataaatagatagatagatagagagagagagagagagagagagagtgtgtgtgtgtgtgtgtgtgtgtgtgtgtgtgtgtgtgtgtgtgtgtgtgtgagagagagagagagagacagatagaaagagagagagtgtgtgtgtgtgtgtgtgtgtgtgtgtgtgtgtgtgtgtgtgtgtgtatgtgtgtgtgtgtgtgtgtgtgtgtgtgtgtgtatgtgtatgtgtatgtgtgtgtgtgtgtgtgtgtgtgtgtgtgtgtgtgtgtgtgtgtgtgtgtgtgtgcgcgcgcgtgtgtctgtgcctatacctatatatacatacccatatatcatAACACGTATAACATTACCTCAGTCGTTGATTCTCTAAAATCGGCACGTATTGCTTCCACACAATACCTGTTGCCAGAAATTCACAGCCTATATCAGATTATCAGCTGAATCAATCTAGTATATTTAGTTCACAAATACTGTAGATTGCTGATGGAGCATTCCTGTTCGACGTCACTAGAGGTGAGACAGGAATTCCAGTTTAATTCCCAgctcctctccccctgccacgCGCTCAGCACAAGGTCTTGCTAATTACTGGCAAATAAATAGACTTATTAGTCtctttgtcaatctatctacataaataaatatacatatatatatatatatatatatatatatatatgtgtgtgtgtgtgtgtgtgtgtgtgtgtgtacatataaatataaatatgaatataaatataaatataaatataaatatgaatataaatataaatataaacataaatataaatataaatataaatataaatataaatataaatatgaatatgaatatgaatatgaatataaatataaatataaatatatatatatatatatatatatatatatatgtatatatatatatatatcatggaaaaaagcagaaaaagggtGGAAGTTTTAGAAAGCATTTTGTTATGAAGTTGTTCATTTTATATAAGCAGGCACAGTAATAGGATGGAAATGATATATCCTTACTTGAAGCATTATTAGAGTTTAATAAGAAGAGAGTCGAATATGGTATACAAAATTTGTCagaatattatatattcaaattcacTGGGGGAATGTTCACTCTTCCCTCTTTGATTATATGCTTTCATGTGCGTAAGATAATATtctaattataacaattaaattAACCTTAAGTAATGTGCATGTCTGAATGGGTGGGATCATGATTAACACTGCAAAAAAGTTCGGatcacattattttttatacattatttgtATCGCAATTTTGTACAAGAAATGGATATAATAACAGTACAAGTCCGTGAGGTATTAAAGTATTATTGATGTGCTTATACTATAGTCTGATCAATGAGCAAGGAGGAACTGGgatgtatttatttacaatatcatgcaaaaagagaaacaaaattaaTCTTAAGTCTACATTCTATCAAAATCGCGTAATAAACGTTATTGCATTACTACGATAAAACTTTCTTATAAAATTCTGGTACAAGGGAATAACCATTATGTTCTCATATTCTTAATACTCTATATCTCTGTCCGGTAAACATTTTTCTCTGTAATAAGcataatcataaaagaaaaaaaaaaacacaaattcgGAAGTCCTTTATCATATGATATTATCATAAATTCCCTCCTGGCTGTTAAAGCTGTACTGACTGGGCCTGTTGTAGATGTGGCTCAGCGTGAAGACCCCAGAGTCAGTGAGGGGAAGGTGTCTCCCGAGGGGCTGACTCTGTGACGAAGGAGAGGACTTCATGCCCGTCTCCTTCAGGGACTCCGAGTACGGGTTCTGGTCCAGGAATTCGCACGAGTAGTACCCCGAGTCCTTGGAGGACTTGGCTATTTTTTTGCTGCCGCAGTTGGGCTTCACGAGCGGTTCGGCGTAAATGGGGTACTGGTTGTCCTGGCTGTAGTAGTTGGAGGTTGTTATaacagagggaggggatgggggcgaGTACTGCGAGACACGGACGCATCCGtttctgctgctgctgtggttGCTCGTGCTTCCCGCGATGCTGTTATCCAAGGAGTGCGCCCCGAACTGCTCGTCCTGATTGGCAGCTGGAGACGACTTCAGCGACGAAAAATACTCTTGCGTGCTCGTTCTCGGAATGTCGTGAAGTCTTCTGTTCTTGTCGATGTCATTGCTCGAGAGAGATTTGAACGACTTGGTTCTTTCAATGAGTTCCTCATGGAGACCCGAAGGTAGCGACTGGTCTCCACTAAGCTCCTGTCAAATGACCGTGACTGGGATGTGCTGGATGCCTCGTAGGGAATGGAAGGTGtactcctcgtcctccacttGCTTCTCGTACTCGGGGTCCTTCCAAGTGGCCACGATCTTCTCCGGCCAGTTGTCGTGAACCATCGCCTTCATCTTGCGACAGTTCTTGTAGTAGAGAACCCCGAAGGCCACGAAGAGGAGGAGCAGCGTCATGAAGGCCGCGGCGCACGAGGCCATCACCACCACATTGTCATAGCACTCCAGATCATACTCCGATAACTCCGAAAGTCTTCTCCCTTTTAGTGGCTCTGGCCCAGCGCACAAGATCTCCTCAATTTTCAGCGAGAGGGTTTTATTCGAACTCGCTTCCTGCAGCCACTTTAGAGAACAATTGCACTCAAAGCTATTATCCCTCAGGTCTAGAGACTGAAGAGCATTTTGACTAACAAGAGAACGATCAAAGCCCTTGAGACCGTTGCCTCTGAGCGTCAAGTGCCGGAGACCGCGGAGAGGCTTGAATATGTCACGATCGAGGGTCGTTAATTGTGGGTTGAAGCTGAGGACCAGAGTTGTCAGCTTGGCGAGGCCGATGAAAGCCCCGGTGTCGATGGCAGAGAGGTTCTCGCACCTTGATATGTACAGTTTCCTGAGGCTCGCCAGGTGCCTGAACGGGCGAAACGGCAGAGACGTGATCGGGTTGATGCCCAGGTCGAGCTGCTCCATGCCCCTCGTGGCTGCCAGGACGTCACTGGGAACCGCTGGGATGTCGTTGTCTCGCAAGTTAAGAATTTTCAGGGAATCCAGTCCACTCAGAGCTTTTTCGTGCAAGAAGTGGAGTTTGTTGCTGCTTAATTtcaaattcactagactcttcaGGCTCATAAAGGCAAAGTCTTGAATAGTCATTAACTGATTCGAACACAGGTCTAAGTCTTGAAGTTCCCTAAGCGGTTCAAATACTACACTTGAAATTTCTCTCAGTTCATTTTTGCACAGGTTCAGGCTTCTGAGTCCATGCAGTTTCATGAAGGTATTGACTGTTAGATTCTTTATTCTGTTATTTGACAGGTCAAGTGTTTTTAAATTTACGAGCGCGCCAAAAGCGTTGTTCTCAATCGACTCGATATAGTTGTCGCTCAAATCTAAGTGCGTGAGATTAGAAAGGCCAAGGAAAGCTCTACTCTGAATTTTCGAAAGCTTATTATTTCCGATCACGAGCGTGTTGAGCACTCTCTGCGACGCGAAGTTCTGAGAACCAACGGAAACAACTTCGTTATGCGAGAGATCTAGGTACTGAAGCTCGCCGTAGAATATGAGTCCTTCTAAGATTGTCTTAATTCTATTGTAGCTCAGATTCAGCTCGAGTGTCCCCGGATGAAACAGGATCGGGATGACATCCAGGTCGGCGTGGATGCACTGCACGCGAAGACCCACGTCGTCACATGTGCAACCGCGCGGGCAGAAGGCTCCCACGGGGCTCATCAGGCTCACCACGAGCAGCAGCGTCACCGAGCGCAGGCCGTACGCCACGGACGGCCAGCTGCCCGAGTCCGGCCATCGGAGGTTCTCCTGGTCGAGGAAACCGCAGGTCGTCAGCCTTGGTCGGTGGATTTTTCTTGATGGGCAAGTCTTCGGAGGGACTTGCTTGTCAACGGTTCTTAAGATTAGTTTATTGCTATCGTCTCTCCCGCATCTCGCCGATATTTCGTTCGTGTCCGTTATCGGGGACGTGAAAGCAGCCCCCTTCCGATCTCTTGAACTGGCCCAAGGAAGAGTGAAGACAGAGTCCGTGTATTGCATTTTTGAAGTTAATCTTACGCTACTTAAAAATGATGAATAAGCAACTTAGGCTTAGCTAAACAAAGACAGAAGATATGATTATCTTGATCTATGTTTCTTCCCCGTTAGGCTGCCCTTCCAAattgaaaagaaagcaaaattgcAACGAGCCATGCATTACACCTGTTTGAGCATCTCTTTCTTGTGACTGCAAGCtgaaactataatgatgatatacaacAGCGACATCTCGCCTGCGCCATTGGCTCTCGTTCGGCAGTATGAGTAACGCAAACAACCTATATTTCCTTGTTAAGAAAGGTGACGCAAAGTGGCGGATCCGGAGGCTGAGTTGCGACCATGACCGTGATATTGAGACGCGCCTCACATGATGATGCTTATCCTCCGAGACGCGTGACCTGCAACAAGAGGACCTTGGATTAGTTAAGGTGAAGGATGCAGGTCGTCCtggacacatgcacatgtatatacgagagtgtgcgcacacacacacacacacacaaacacacatatatatatacttatatatatgtacatatatatgaatatatatatatgcatatatacaaatatgcatacatacatacatatatatatatatatatatatatatatgcatatatacatgtatacataaatatatctctataaatacatattcatatgtagatatatacatatatataaatatatatatatataaacatatatatgtgattatgtatataaataaataaataaacaaataagtataaatatatatattatatatatatatatatacactgtatccaCAACCTTTTTGTGAACACTCCAACAAATTAATTTGTCTTCCACAGATGTAAAAGAAAGAGTAACTATTTATAACAGTACGAAACAATATAAATTTCGGAAAGTTATCAAGGTAAAACGGTAAATCGCAAAGCAAGAGGTAAAACACAGAAACAACTAAAAATACATTGGCACGATACGATACACTTAAAGTGCTCCGAAATTTATGAGGTGCCGTTACATCGCCCGCAAATGCTTCGCTGAAGGCtgattattacttattttatatacatgttcacACTCTGaaactctatgtatgtatacatacactcacacacagacacaaacacacactctctctctctctctctctctctctctctctctctctctctctctctctctctctctctctctctctctctctctctctctctctctctccatatatatatatatatatatatatatatatatagagagagagagagagagaggggggggggagggagggagggaaagaagagagagagaggagagagacagacagacagacagacagagagagataaaaacaaagccTGAAAGCCGGAAATAGAACGATAAACAGCGAGGCAGTGACACTTTAAGCGTATGTGtgctgagagagaaatagagaagacgaaagaacgagcgagagagacagatgtgtgtagatgttcatatatatatatatatatatatatatatatatatatatatatatatatacacatacatataaatatttatatttatatatatatatatatatatatatagagagagagagagagagagagagagagagagagagagtgagagagagagagagagagacagagagacagagagagagactgagagacagagacagagaggaggagacgaaggagacagacaaatacacagaacaaacgaggaaagaaatataaaaataataataataataaaaaaaaaaaaaaaaacagaaacagagagaccgaACGCaaaggacacacagagagaacgaGGTTCTTAGTTAAAATGCCAGAGCTGTCAGTGAGCTGTATTTCCAGGGCAATCCAGCTAAACAACCGCTTCCCTGTGCATTGACTCAAATCCCCTAAAAGTTGTTATATTACACTTTTTTCACATTCTA harbors:
- the LOC125043958 gene encoding insulin-like growth factor-binding protein complex acid labile subunit translates to MQYTDSVFTLPWASSRDRKGAAFTSPITDTNEISARCGRDDSNKLILRTVDKQVPPKTCPSRKIHRPRLTTCGFLDQENLRWPDSGSWPSVAYGLRSVTLLLVVSLMSPVGAFCPRGCTCDDVGLRVQCIHADLDVIPILFHPGTLELNLSYNRIKTILEGLIFYGELQYLDLSHNEVVSVGSQNFASQRVLNTLVIGNNKLSKIQSRAFLGLSNLTHLDLSDNYIESIENNAFGALVNLKTLDLSNNRIKNLTVNTFMKLHGLRSLNLCKNELREISSVVFEPLRELQDLDLCSNQLMTIQDFAFMSLKSLVNLKLSSNKLHFLHEKALSGLDSLKILNLRDNDIPAVPSDVLAATRGMEQLDLGINPITSLPFRPFRHLASLRKLYISRCENLSAIDTGAFIGLAKLTTLVLSFNPQLTTLDRDIFKPLRGLRHLTLRGNGLKGFDRSLVSQNALQSLDLRDNSFECNCSLKWLQEASSNKTLSLKIEEILCAGPEPLKGRRLSELSEYDLECYDNVVVMASCAAAFMTLLLLFVAFGVLYYKNCRKMKAMVHDNWPEKIVATWKDPEYEKQVEDEEYTFHSLRGIQHIPVTVI